A genomic segment from Camelus dromedarius isolate mCamDro1 unplaced genomic scaffold, mCamDro1.pat HAP1_SCAFFOLD_121, whole genome shotgun sequence encodes:
- the LOC135320786 gene encoding LOW QUALITY PROTEIN: guanylate-binding protein 6-like (The sequence of the model RefSeq protein was modified relative to this genomic sequence to represent the inferred CDS: inserted 1 base in 1 codon; deleted 1 base in 1 codon; substituted 1 base at 1 genomic stop codon) produces MASRPKMMDPICLLESVKELSVNQKSLQILGEISLPVLVVAIVGPYHTGKSYLMNHLAGQNHGFPLGSTSLGDVRMDESKKDSWIFALAVILCSSFVXNSMSTINHQALEHLQYPSSLQNIRAKSSQTPDRVEDSTEFVNFFPDFIWTVWDFTLELQLCGQPITEDEYLENALKLIPWKNPKAQTSNLPRDCIRHLFLRWKCFVFDWPTRKKKILANIGMVSQDQLDPKFQEQTKNFCSYTFIDARTKTLTEGIMVTGKGLRTLVVTYVDNINSGAVPRLENAVTTLAQLENSAAIQKADNHYSEQMAQRVSFPTDMLQELLEAHAACEREAPAVFMEHSFKEDKQELQRNLVEIIKNKKGDFLMQNEETSIKYCQTKLDQLSKTLIKSISAGTFSVPGGHELYRKAKEIIEKEYHQVPMKGVKANEFLQRFLQSQVALEXILQADKALTDGEKAIAEEWTWKETAEKEQELLNQKLQEQQQQVEAQKRSLQKHIVQMMEKLVRERENLLREPNKILEHQLKVQEDLCTEGFRKKCEEMSTEINDLGERIVDTKNDDSSLLVQALDNLGKRIASLLPAPANILGNVMKVVSSLFKKK; encoded by the exons ATGGCATCCAGACCCAAAATGATGGACCCCATTTGTCTGCTGGAAAGTGTTAAGGAGCTTTCAGTGAACCAAAAATCTCTGCAGATTCTTGGTGAGATTTCTTTGCCAGTGCTGGTGGTGGCCATTGTAGGACCGTATCATACAGGCAAATCCTACTTGATGAACCATCTTGCAGGTCAGAATCATG gctTTCCTCTAGGCTCTACA AGCCTGGGGGATGTGCGAATG GATGAGTCTAAGAAGGATTCATGGATTTTTGCCCTGGCTGTGATTCTGTGCAGTAGCTTTGTCTAGAACAGCatgagcaccatcaaccaccaggccctggagcaTCTGCAGTATCCTTCCAG CTTGCAAAACATCAGGGCAAAGTCCTCTCAAACACCTGATAGAGTAGaagattccacagaatttgtgaatttctttccagACTTTATCTGGACTGTATGGGATTTCACCCTGGAGCTGCAGTTATGTGGTCAGCCTATCACAGAAGATGAGTACTTGGAGAATGCCCTGAAGCTGATTCCAT ggaaGAATCCCAAAGCCCAAACATCCAATCTACCCAGAGACTGCATCAGGCATTTATTTCTAAGATGGAAGTGTTTTGTCTTTGACTggccaaca aggaaaaaaaaaattctagccaatATTGGGATGGTATCTCAAGACCAACTGGATCCTAAATTccaggagcaaacaaaaaatttctgttcttacacCTTCATTGATGCAAGGACCAAGACCCTCACAGAAGGAATCATGGTCACTGGGAAAG ggCTGCGGACTCTGGTTGTGACCTACGTGGATAATATCAATAGCGGAGCAGTACCTCGCTTGGAGAATGCAGTGACAACTCTGGCccagctggagaactcagctgcCATTCAGAAGGCAGACAACCACTACAGCGAGCAGATGGCCCAGCGAGTGAGCTTCCCCACAGAcatgctgcaggagctgctggaggcgCATGCTGCCTGTGAGAGGGAAGCCCCTGCAGTCTTCATGGAGCACTCCTTCAAGGAAGACAAGCAGGAGTTACAGAGGAATCTTGTT gaaatcataaagaataagaaagggGATTTCTTGATGCAGAATGAAGAGACATCAATCAAATACTGCCAGACTAAACTTGATCAGCTTTCAAAGACACTAATAAAAAGTATCTCAGCAggaactttctctgttcctggaggtcatgaactctacaggaaagcaaaggaaattattgaaaaggaaTATCACCAAGTGCCCATGAAAGGAGTGAAG GCAAATGAGTTCCTCCAGAGGTTTCTGCAGTCCCAGGTGgcactag aaatcctgcaggcagataaaGCCCTCACTGATGGGGAGAAGGCCATAGCAG aagagtggacctggaaggagacagctgagaaggaacaggagctgctgaatcagaaactgcaggagcagcagcagcaggtggaggctcagaagagaagtcTCCAGAAACACATAGTCCAGATGATGGAGAAGctggtgagagaaagagaaaacctgctgAGAGAGCCAAACAAGATATTGGAGCATCAGCTGAAG gtccaagaagatctgtgtactgaaggatttagaaagaaatgtgaggaGATGAGTACAGAGATAAATGATTTGGGAGAGAGAATTGTTGATACTAAAAATGATGATAGTTCCTTGCTTGTACAAGCCTTGGACAACCTTGGCAAAAGGATCGCTTCGTTATTGCCTGCCCCAGCTAACATTCTTGGTAATGTTATGAAAGTAGTGAgctcactatttaaaaagaagtag